TTTTTCGTAAGTTTGTAGGAAATAAACCGGATAAGGATACCCCGCAGGAACAGGATTCGGAGGTGTCTAAACAACAAACCAGGGAGTCTACGAACGGTAATTCTCCAGCAGGTGTAAGAAAAAAGACTGTGATAATGTCAATGCCTATGTACCTGAGAGTAATATCCGGGAGTAATAAAGGGAAAAAGGTGTGGGTAGAAGAAGACCGGTTAACCATAGGGAGGGATATTGGCAATGATTTTGTTATTGAAAATGACAATATGGTTTCCGGTAAACACGCTGAGCTTATTAAAGAGAATGGAGCATGGACAATCACGGATCTTAACAGTACAAACGGAACAACTGTTAACGGTAAGGTTATTCAGAAAGAACCGCTTAAAGATGGTGTTCTTATTTCCATTGGTTCAACAATTATGCAGTTTATTGAATACAATCCGGGTAAGGTTACGGCGGATAAAGAGAATGAGCTTAAAGATGAACGTAAAACTCTTGTTTCAAGAATAATAGCCGTGGCAGTAGCTTTAATCATTATTGCTGTCCCTTCAACGTTTGTGTACCTAAAATATGGATTACAAAAGAACGCGGTGGTTACTGTTGAGGATGCTACTCAGGCTGGTTCACAGGATGGCCAGAAACTTTCTGATTTTGAGTACGGTATTGCTGAGTTCAATAAAGGCAACTTCGAGAAAGCCGCGGGAATGCTGGCATTGGTACCGGCAAATCATGAACGGTATAATATCGCGCAGGATATTGTGGGTATATGCAAAAACAAAATTAGTGCAAAGCAGGAACAGCAAAAGAATTATGAAGAAGCTAAGAAGTTGTATGCGGAAGAAAAGTATGTTCCTGCTATGACTAAGTTTAAACAGTTGCCGGAAGGGTATGGGGATAGTAAGGAGTTGCTTGATAAAACAAAGAAGGTTGTGGAACAAAAAGCTGAGAAGAAAGCTCCTGTCCCTAAGCCTCAGCAACCGCAGGTAAAGAAACCTGTCGTGGAAGAAAAAGTTGTAGAAAAAGTTGAGAAAAAGGTGCCTGTACGCGAGGATCCTGCTGAGTATATAAAAAAAGGATTAGACTTTTATGTTGAGGGTAAGCATGATGAAGCGTTGGAGCAGCTAGAGAAAGCAGTGAAGCTTGATCCCGGGAATAAAGATATGGTTAATTTGATTGCGGAAATCAGGGCGGAAAAAATCGCGCGTGTCAAACAGGCGGAATCTGTCTTTAAGGAAGGGTTGACATATTCAAAGTATAGCGATTTTTCGGGAAAAGCAAGGGAGTGTTTTCAAAAAGTTATTGAACTTGTACCGGATAAGGCGCATGAACTTAACCGTACAGCACGGGAGAAGTTAAAGGAGCTGGAAGGTAAATAGTTTGTAAAACTCAATGTTATGGTAACAAAAGTTGTTGCGGATAAGTATGTAATAATTGAACAGTTAGGCGAACCCGGAGGGTTTGGTACTGTATATAAAGCCTGGGCGCGTAATCTTGAAAAGTTTGTTGCACTAAAAAAACTTCATGATGAATTGGTCAACGACAATGATGTTATCGAAATGTTTCACGCGGAAGCTGTTAATACCGCTAAATTGGAACACGAAAATATTGTACGTGTGATTGATTACCTGCATGCAGATCAGAACAGTTGGTATATCGTTATGGAATACGTGCGGGGATGTAATCTCCGGTATTTACTTAACAAAGTCGGGAATGTTACGTCGCCGACGTTGCCTATTGAACTGTCAGTCTTCATTATAATTCAAACGTTACGCGGGTTGGATTATGCACATCATAAAATTGATGATCTTACCAGCCAAAACCTTGGGATTGTGCATCGGGATGTTACTCCCGCGAATATTATGATTTATTTTGACAGCCAGGTTAAACTTGCGGATTTCGGGATTGCGAAAATCTTGAGTGCTTCAAAGTCGTCATATAACAAGGTTGGTTCAGTTGTAGGTAAGTTCGCGTATATGTCGCCCGAACAGGCAAATAATAATTTGTCAATTACAAATAGGTCTGATATATTTTCCGCAGGGCTTGTGCTCTATGAATTACTCGCTGGTAAACGGGCATACAGCGCACCGACGGATACTGAATTATGGGAAAAAGCGCGGCGCGGGCAGGTGGACTACCAGTTTTTGGAGATGACAAACATTCCTTCTGATCTTATCGAAGTGTTGCAGTTTGCATTGAATCCAGTACCGGAACGGCGGTATGATTCCGCGAGAGAGATGGCGGTTGATCTGCAGCGATGGTTAAGTATACGCGAATGGGGCAGCAGGGTAACGGACTTAAGAGAATATGTAGGAAGGTTATTGTTACCGGAGATACAGGAAGAGGAAAAGAAAACGTTGAAGTTGAGAGAAACGCTGCAAGGGTTGACGCTTACTACTCAACACAAAAAGGAACAGTTTGCAATACAGTCACCGCAGAAGGATGGGAAGCCTGAACTTATAAGCGTAGAGACCGTACACACGGAAAATAAGGATAGAAGAGCTACTACGGGAGATGCGATAAATAACGGGCTAAGAGGTATTGGTGAAAAACTTAAGGAAAAACGGACGGTTATACCGCGACGTGATGATATTAATGAAGACGATATTGAGTTAAAGAATCCTAAGATTATAAAAAAAGTACCTGAAAAAAGTGTCAGCGGGTTTAAGTATGGGATTTATATTATACTTGGCATATTAGTGTTCGGGTTGTTATCATATTTATTTATTGACACTGTGTTCCAGATAACGCCCCAGGGTACTTACTGGCATAGCCGTTTGTGGAAGCCTGCCTTCGTGCTTGACTGTATACCTCCTCAAGCTGAGATTGTGTTGTCTAAAGTTAAAGGAAACAATAAAAGCGTGGTAACACAGGGCATCACGCCGTTGTTAGTACAGAAACTTAAGCCGGGTACGTACGAACTTAAACTCACAAAACTGGGGTATGCTGTACTGATTACTACCGTATCAGTAAACGATAACGGCCTGGTGAAGGTTGTGGATGTTACACAAAACATGTCAAAGCTTGGGAAAACTTTTGTGATACCTTTTGAGACGGTATTTTCAGTTAGGTCTATCCCTCCGGGTGCAAAGGTTGTGTTGGATGGGAAACAGGTTGAGTCTAGGACGCCGGTAGAGGATGTTTTGGTAAAAGTTATCCCGCATGATATCGTGATTTATCCACCTGAAGGAAAGACAGGGGAAGGATTTGCGCCAATAGTAATTACAGTAGATTTAACAAAAGAAATGAAGCATGCGTTATCCGATCCGTCTTCCAGTGAATTGGTTAAGGGAAAAGTTGGGACGATTGAACGTTTTGTTTTGTCTACTAAGTTTAAAAGGATGGTGTCTATTAATTCAAAACCTGATGGCGCAGCGGTGTATATTGACAGTATGGCATTGGGTGTTACACCTTTAACGGAAGTGGCGCTAAGTGTCGGTGTGCATAGTATCCGTATCGAAAAACAGGGATTAGATGCGTTCGAAGGTGTGATAGACCTTACTGGTAATAAGCCAAAATCTTTGTTTGTATATAACCTGGAACACGTAGTAAAATTTACCGCAGTGCCCCTCGGAGGCGATAAGGATCAGAATCTTAGCGTGGGAATTGAGAATATGTCAGCTGAATTAATTGCGGCTGGGCAGACGCCGTTTACCCAAAAAATGTTACCCGGCAAATACGGGGTTATATATGCATTGCCTAATCAGATACAGTCGGTAAATAAGAAAATATTTGTGACTAATGACACAAAAGAAATTAATGTTTTACAGTTAGCTGAAGCTAACAAGGTTTTGTTGGATGTACTCGTAGTTAACAGCCGGAATAATGCGCCGATACCTGAGGTTGCAATCTCAATCAATGGAGGAAAATTTAGGTACACTAATAACGCTGGAATCTGGCAAGGATATGTTGACCCTGGGAAAATATCGGTTGCTGCGGGTAAAAGTGAGTATGGTATCAATGAGGTTAACGTTAATATCAGCGCAGGAGAAAAAAAATCGGTTGTTGTGAAGTTGAATCCGGAATAAAATTGTTGATGCAACTCGTAAATCATACACGCAA
The sequence above is a segment of the Elusimicrobiota bacterium genome. Coding sequences within it:
- a CDS encoding FHA domain-containing protein, which encodes MADIFRKFVGNKPDKDTPQEQDSEVSKQQTRESTNGNSPAGVRKKTVIMSMPMYLRVISGSNKGKKVWVEEDRLTIGRDIGNDFVIENDNMVSGKHAELIKENGAWTITDLNSTNGTTVNGKVIQKEPLKDGVLISIGSTIMQFIEYNPGKVTADKENELKDERKTLVSRIIAVAVALIIIAVPSTFVYLKYGLQKNAVVTVEDATQAGSQDGQKLSDFEYGIAEFNKGNFEKAAGMLALVPANHERYNIAQDIVGICKNKISAKQEQQKNYEEAKKLYAEEKYVPAMTKFKQLPEGYGDSKELLDKTKKVVEQKAEKKAPVPKPQQPQVKKPVVEEKVVEKVEKKVPVREDPAEYIKKGLDFYVEGKHDEALEQLEKAVKLDPGNKDMVNLIAEIRAEKIARVKQAESVFKEGLTYSKYSDFSGKARECFQKVIELVPDKAHELNRTAREKLKELEGK
- a CDS encoding serine/threonine-protein kinase, coding for MVTKVVADKYVIIEQLGEPGGFGTVYKAWARNLEKFVALKKLHDELVNDNDVIEMFHAEAVNTAKLEHENIVRVIDYLHADQNSWYIVMEYVRGCNLRYLLNKVGNVTSPTLPIELSVFIIIQTLRGLDYAHHKIDDLTSQNLGIVHRDVTPANIMIYFDSQVKLADFGIAKILSASKSSYNKVGSVVGKFAYMSPEQANNNLSITNRSDIFSAGLVLYELLAGKRAYSAPTDTELWEKARRGQVDYQFLEMTNIPSDLIEVLQFALNPVPERRYDSAREMAVDLQRWLSIREWGSRVTDLREYVGRLLLPEIQEEEKKTLKLRETLQGLTLTTQHKKEQFAIQSPQKDGKPELISVETVHTENKDRRATTGDAINNGLRGIGEKLKEKRTVIPRRDDINEDDIELKNPKIIKKVPEKSVSGFKYGIYIILGILVFGLLSYLFIDTVFQITPQGTYWHSRLWKPAFVLDCIPPQAEIVLSKVKGNNKSVVTQGITPLLVQKLKPGTYELKLTKLGYAVLITTVSVNDNGLVKVVDVTQNMSKLGKTFVIPFETVFSVRSIPPGAKVVLDGKQVESRTPVEDVLVKVIPHDIVIYPPEGKTGEGFAPIVITVDLTKEMKHALSDPSSSELVKGKVGTIERFVLSTKFKRMVSINSKPDGAAVYIDSMALGVTPLTEVALSVGVHSIRIEKQGLDAFEGVIDLTGNKPKSLFVYNLEHVVKFTAVPLGGDKDQNLSVGIENMSAELIAAGQTPFTQKMLPGKYGVIYALPNQIQSVNKKIFVTNDTKEINVLQLAEANKVLLDVLVVNSRNNAPIPEVAISINGGKFRYTNNAGIWQGYVDPGKISVAAGKSEYGINEVNVNISAGEKKSVVVKLNPE